One stretch of Arachis hypogaea cultivar Tifrunner chromosome 20, arahy.Tifrunner.gnm2.J5K5, whole genome shotgun sequence DNA includes these proteins:
- the LOC140182775 gene encoding uncharacterized protein has translation MCVDWSSEPLRVLVNRFRPFLSEIIGPLQGGFIPGRGTTENIIIAQEIMHFMRNTKSRKGTMAFKIDLEKAYDRVDWHFLEATLVRFGFPKATINLILNCVTSSSLAVLWNGNRLQNFNPKRGLRQGDPMSPYLFVLCMEMLACFISHRVSQGLWNPVAVSRNGPRLSHLMFADDLLLFCKASKAQVIEVMHCLDLFSRASGLKVNLHKSKAQCSKRVSERRKEVLSGVSNIRFCNDLGKYLGINIGHARASRKTAQEIIEKISRKLSSQETGKGLPLVRWEVAITPKKAGGLGIRDTSCANMALMEKLVWDCLNNSEKLWVQVLKHKYLRNQSGMNGNSRNSSSATWKNIVSAYEHLKEGLYWNIGDVHKSVWHDEWTPFGKLCNLVPYVHISESDFMVADLWKGVSWEVDSLTTPILYEIKQFICGLRYPSLTELEPQWEWWPAATKKYSAREGYKCLHDALPTETFRFKRHLASSDMCKRCNKAQETMEHCLRDCERSKAIWYMLDPSILDSTAGTALEEWFRKALANNEASFGAGLWWVWRHRCNDIFNIDNPWTDHKVVALARITAKNLQLYRNRSNAFRSLRNCLCWEPPVQECFQNFTLDARSFSSNTAIKVKVPQNFDTQISVTVRASRVSTTKLHYPAAGIVAPLSHMDCTFS, from the exons ATGTGTGTGGACTGGTCAAGCGAGCCTTTGAGG GTTCTAGTTAACAGGTTCAGACCTTTCCTGTCGGAGATCATTGGTCCTTTGCAAGGAGGGTTCATTCCAGGAAGAGGAACCACAGAGAATATTATCATTGCTCAAGAGATTATGCACTTCATGAGGAACACCAAGTCTCGAAAAGGGACCATGGCAttcaagattgatttggaaaaagcttatGACAGGGTAGACTGGCATTTTCTGGAAGCTACTTTGGTCCGGTTTGGGTTTCCAAAGGCTACCATTAATCTTATATTGAATTGTGTGACTTCCTCTTCGTTGGCAGTTTTGTGGAATGGGAACAGGCTCCAAAATTTCAATCCGAAGAGAGGGTtgaggcaaggagatcctatgtCTCCTTATCTTTTTGTACTCTGTATGGAAATGCTTGCCTGCTTTATCTCTCATAGAGTTTCCCAAGGTTTGTGGAACCCAGTTGCGGTTTCTAGGAATGGACCACGactctctcatttgatgtttgcagatgatctttTGCTTTTCTGTAAGGCATCAAAAGCTCAAGTAATAGAGGTCATGCATTGTTTGGACTTGTTTTCTAGAGCGTCAGGTTTAAAGGTAAATCTTCATAAGTCAAAGGCCCAGTGTTCCAAGAGGGTGTCAGAGAGGAGAAAAGAGGTTCTCTCAGGGGTCTCTAACATCCGGTTCTGCAATGATTTGGGTAAATACCTGGGAATTAACATCGGTCATGCCAGAGCTTCCAGGAAGACGGCTCAGgagattattgaaaaaatttcgagGAAGCTCTCCA GCCAAGAGACTGGAAAAGGGCTGCCTCTGGTCAGGTGGGAGGTCGCCATAACTCCTAAAAAGGCAGGAGGATTGGGTATTAGGGATACTTCCTGTGCTAATATGGCGCTTATGGAAAAGTTGGTATGGGATTGTCTAAATAATAGTGAGAAGTTATGGGTGCAGGTTCTGAAGCATAAATATCTCAGGAATCAATCTGGTATGAACGGAAACAGTAGAAATTCTTCATCGGCTACCTGGAAGAACATTGTTAGTGCCTATGAGCATCTCAAGGAAGGGCTTTATTGGAATATTGGAGATGTCCACAAATCAGTTTGGCATGATGAGTGGACTCCTTTTGGTAAGCTTTGCAACCTTGTCCCTTATGTACatatttctgaatcagatttcatgGTGGCTGACTTGTGGAAAGGGGTGTCTTGGGAGGTTGATAGTCTTACCACGCCTATTCTGTATGAGATTAAGCAATTTATTTGTGGTCTGAGATATCCTAGTTTGACTGAGTTGGAGCCACAGTGGGAGTGGTGGCCTGCAGCAACAAAAAAGTATAGTGCAAGGGAGGGTTACAAATG CTTACATGATGCTCTACCAACTGAGACCTTTCGATTCAAGCGGCATTTAGCTTCTTCAGATATGTGTAAGCGATGTAACAAGGCACAGGAGACTATGGAGCATTGCCTTAGAGACTGTGAACGATCAAAGGCAATCTGGTATATGTTGGATCCTAGTATCCTAGACTCGACGGCTGGTACTGCTCTTGAAGAGTGGTTTCGGAAGGCCTTGGCTAACAATGAGGCGTCCTTTGGTGCAGGGCTTTGGTGGGTATGGAgacataggtgcaatgacatattcaaCATTGACAACCCTTGGACAGACCATAAGGTTGTTGCCTTGGCCAGAATTACCGCCAAGAACTTACAGCTTTACAGGAATCGAAGCAATGCCTTTAGGTCTCTCCGAAATTGCCTGTGTTGGGAACCACCG GTGCAAGAATGCTTTCAAAATTTCACCTTAGATGCTAGATCATTCTCCTCCAACACAGCCATAAAAGTGAAAGTTCCGCAGAACTTTGATACACAAATATCTGTAACTGTAAGGGCATCCAGAGTTAGCACAACCAAGCTTCATTATCCTGCTGCTGGAATTGTGGCTCCACTGTCACACATGGACTGCACTTTCAGTTAA
- the LOC140182774 gene encoding uncharacterized protein, with protein MKSFWNNLGYQGVGIVEANGHSGGIWVLCSNSNISVRVLDVVDQCISFEITMGNTSSYCSAVYANPHIHRRKELWGDLTRIANMIHEPWIVLGDFNDVLLQSEVRGGQFRLARAEQFAETLEDCGLFDMGAIGRRFTWYRKVKGGVQVAKKLDRAVINQDWRLMFPEAYTEGLARLHSDHCPLFTRCKMEKRATKGHRPFRFQAAWMTHPLFRNVVDTAWNRGAPDVVKCLLEVQKDATSFNKKVFGNIFVKKRELERLLNDIQITLESREDQQLRIKEQVLHQELNDVLLQEELLWYQKSREQWVRCGDRNTKFFHLQTVIRRKRNKIHGLFLEDGSWATETTTLEMAANSFFQKLFSTREDIDLDAMGPFPCPSLSSEACQKFVEPVTSEEVKRAVMTMSSFKAPRPDGFQAIFYKEF; from the coding sequence ATGAAATCTTTTTGGAATAATCTAGGTTACCAGGGTGTTGGTATTGTTGAGGCTAATGGTCATAGTGGGGGTATCTGGGTTCTATGTTCTAATTCAAATATTTCTGTGAGAGTATTGGATGTAGTTGATCAATGTATCAGTTTTGAAATCACTATGGGCAATACATCTAGTTACTGCAGTGCGGTGTATGCTAATCCGCATATACATCGGCGTAAAGAACTGTGGGGTGACTTGACAAGGATTGCTAATATGATCCACGAACCTTGGATTGTGTTAGGGGACTTTAATGATGTTCTATTGCAGAGTGAAGTTAGAGGGGGGCAATTTAGACTTGCCAGAGCAGAACAATTTGCGGAAACATTGGAGGATTGTGGGCTGTTTGATATGGGGGCTATTGGGAGAAGATTCACTTGGTATAGGAAGGTGAAAGGTGGGGTGCAGGTGGCCAAGAAGCTTGATAGAGCAGTCATCAACCAGGACTGGCGACTAATGTTTCCGGAGGCTTATACTGAGGGGCTGGCGCGCCTTCACTCTGATCATTGCCCATTATTCACTAGGTGTAAGATGGAAAAGAGGGCTACCAAGGGCCATCGTCCGTTCAGATTCCAGGCTGCGTGGATGACTCATCCTCTTTTTAGGAATGTTGTTGATACAGCTTGGAATAGAGGAGCTCCGGATGTAGTCAAATGTTTGTTGGAGGTTCAAAAAGATGCAACTAGCTTCAATAAAAAAGtttttggcaatatttttgttaagaaaagggAGTTGGAGAGGCTTTTGAATGACATTCAGATTACTCTGGAAAGTCGGGAGGATCAACAGCTTAGGATCAAAGAGCAAGTTTTGCATCAGGAACTGAATGATGTCCTTCTTCAAGAAGAGTTGTTGTGGTATCAAAAATCTAGAGAACAATGGGTGAGATGTGGagacagaaatacaaaattttttcatctGCAGACAGTTATCAGGAgaaagaggaacaaaattcatgggTTATTTTTGGAGGATGGGTCTTGGGCCACGGAGACTACGACTCTAGAAATGGCGGcaaattctttctttcaaaagcTCTTTTCTACAAGGGAGGATATTGACCTGGACgccatggggccttttccttgCCCGTCTCTTAGTAGTGAGGCTTGTCAAAAGTTTGTGGAACCGGTGACGTCTGAAGAGGTTAAAAGAGCTGTGATGACCATGAGTTCATTTAAAGCCCCAAGGCCAGATGGATTTCAAGCAATTTTCTACAAAGAGTTCTAG
- the LOC112783015 gene encoding peroxisome biogenesis protein 7 — protein sequence MPVFKTPFNGYSVKFSPFYEDRLAVATAQNFGILGNGRLHVLSLSPNPSQPFTEIAAYDTADGVYDVAWSESHDSLLVAAVADGSVKLYDTALPPTSNPIRSLREHTREVHSADYNPLRRDSFLTSSWDDTVKLWTLDRPSSLRTFKEHSYCVYSAVWNPRHADVFASASGDCTLRVWDVREPSSTMVFPPHELEVLTCDWNKYDDCIIATASVDKSIKVWDVRSFRVPIAVMNGHGYAVRKVRFSPHVRNLMVSCSYDMTVCVWDFMVEDALVSRYDHHTEFAVGVDMSVLVEGLMASTGWDELVYVWQHGTDPRAP from the coding sequence ATGCCGGTATTCAAGACTCCATTCAACGGTTACTCCGTCAAGTTCAGCCCCTTCTACGAGGACCGCCTCGCCGTAGCAACCGCGCAGAACTTCGGTATCCTCGGCAACGGCCGCCTCCACGTCCTCTCCCTCTCCCCAAACCCTTCCCAGCCCTTCACCGAGATCGCCGCCTACGACACCGCCGACGGAGTCTACGATGTTGCCTGGTCCGAGTCCCACGACTCCCTCCTCGTTGCCGCCGTCGCCGACGGCTCCGTCAAGCTCTACGACACCGCACTACCGCCTACTTCCAACCCTATCCGGTCCCTTCGCGAGCACACACGCGAGGTCCACTCCGCCGACTACAACCCCCTCCGCCGCGACTCCTTCCTCACCTCGTCCTGGGACGACACCGTCAAGCTCTGGACCCTCGACCGCCCCTCCTCGCTCCGCACCTTCAAGGAACACTCCTATTGCGTCTACTCCGCCGTATGGAACCCCCGCCACGCCGACGTCTTCGCGTCCGCCTCCGGCGACTGCACCCTCCGCGTCTGGGATGTTCGTGAACCTTCGTCCACCATGGTGTTCCCTCCTCACGAATTGGAGGTGCTAACTTGCGATTGGAACAAGTACGACGACTGCATAATTGCGACTGCTTCGGTGGATAAGAGCATCAAGGTTTGGGATGTGAGGAGTTTTAGGGTTCCGATTGCGGTTATGAATGGGCACGGGTATGCGGTGAGGAAGGTGAGGTTTTCACCGCACGTGCGGAATTTGATGGTGTCTTGCTCTTATGATATGACGGTTTGTGTTTGGGATTTCATGGTGGAGGATGCGCTTGTGAGTCGGTACGATCATCACACGGAGTTCGCGGTTGGTGTTGATATGAGTGTTCTTGTTGAAGGCTTGATGGCCAGCACTGGTTGGGATGAGCTTGTTTATGTTTGGCAGCATGGCACTGATCCTAGAGCACCTTGA